In the Thiovulum sp. ES genome, one interval contains:
- a CDS encoding ribosomal protein L23 (PFAM: Ribosomal protein L23), with protein MTADITDIKAIIYTDKTFSLQENNVYTVKTSKRVTKNSLKEVFKKYFDVTPVRVNSLNQKGKVKRFRGRVGKQV; from the coding sequence ATGACAGCAGATATTACTGATATTAAAGCTATCATCTATACAGATAAGACATTTTCTCTTCAAGAGAATAATGTTTATACAGTTAAAACTTCTAAGAGAGTTACAAAAAACTCACTTAAAGAGGTTTTCAAAAAGTATTTTGATGTTACACCAGTGCGAGTGAATTCACTCAATCAAAAAGGTAAAGTTAAAAGATTCCGAGGACGAGTAGGAAAACAAGTAGA
- a CDS encoding 50S ribosomal protein L4, bacterial/organelle (PFAM: Ribosomal protein L4/L1 family~TIGRFAM: 50S ribosomal protein L4, bacterial/organelle), whose protein sequence is MAVVVLNENFEKTSETLELPTDWKEINPHNLYLYVKAYHAALRANTARSKTRTQVSGGGKKPWAQKGRGGARAGSRRSPVFVGGGVAFGPTKRNYTQKVNKKQQVLAMRLALNELAENGKLFVVDSVKVESGKTKDAFAKFANLESKSALVVSDSLGEKETLAFRNLPKCEYVESDELNGFTASRYQAVVVEKAVWEKVTKEG, encoded by the coding sequence ATGGCAGTTGTTGTTTTAAATGAGAATTTCGAGAAGACATCTGAAACTTTAGAGCTTCCTACAGACTGGAAAGAGATTAATCCGCACAACTTGTATCTTTATGTAAAAGCATATCATGCTGCATTAAGAGCAAATACAGCTAGATCAAAAACTCGAACTCAAGTGAGCGGTGGTGGTAAAAAACCATGGGCGCAAAAAGGTCGAGGTGGAGCTAGAGCAGGTTCAAGAAGAAGCCCAGTATTCGTAGGTGGTGGTGTTGCTTTTGGTCCAACTAAAAGAAACTACACTCAAAAAGTGAATAAAAAGCAACAAGTTCTTGCAATGAGACTTGCATTAAACGAACTTGCTGAAAACGGAAAACTCTTTGTAGTTGATTCTGTAAAAGTTGAAAGTGGTAAAACAAAAGATGCTTTTGCAAAATTTGCAAATTTAGAGTCAAAAAGTGCATTAGTTGTTTCTGATTCTCTCGGAGAAAAAGAGACTTTAGCATTTAGAAACCTTCCAAAGTGTGAATATGTTGAGAGCGATGAACTCAATGGTTTCACAGCTAGTAGGTATCAAGCAGTTGTTGTTGAAAAAGCTGTTTGGGAAAAAGTTACAAAAGAGGGTTAA
- a CDS encoding 50S ribosomal protein L3, bacterial (PFAM: Ribosomal protein L3~TIGRFAM: 50S ribosomal protein L3, bacterial), with translation MEFIVEKIGMSRTVGVPSIPVTLVRVVEAKVCEINENGSALVSYAQGKKNNKPIEGQQKKFDLPKDFNRFTTLSKVANGEAGDLDLTPLESATVVQASFNTKGRGFSGVIKRHGFAGGPKTHGSRFHRRVGSIGNAEWPGRVQPGQKMPGQYGNTKNSVKNEIVSFDKEQNILVLKGSVSGANGRFGRLKVVK, from the coding sequence ATGGAATTTATTGTAGAAAAAATCGGAATGAGTAGAACAGTAGGTGTTCCAAGTATCCCTGTAACACTTGTTAGAGTTGTTGAAGCAAAAGTTTGTGAAATCAACGAAAACGGTTCGGCACTTGTTTCTTATGCTCAAGGTAAAAAGAACAACAAGCCAATCGAAGGTCAGCAAAAGAAATTTGACTTACCTAAAGATTTCAACAGATTTACAACACTTTCAAAAGTTGCAAACGGTGAAGCTGGAGATTTAGACTTAACTCCACTCGAGAGTGCAACAGTTGTTCAAGCATCTTTTAATACAAAAGGTCGAGGTTTCTCGGGTGTAATTAAAAGACATGGATTTGCTGGTGGTCCAAAAACTCATGGTAGCCGATTCCACAGAAGAGTTGGTTCTATCGGTAATGCTGAATGGCCTGGACGAGTTCAACCTGGTCAAAAAATGCCTGGACAATATGGAAACACTAAAAATTCTGTAAAAAATGAGATCGTATCTTTTGACAAAGAGCAAAACATTTTAGTTTTAAAAGGTTCTGTATCTGGTGCAAACGGTAGATTTGGTAGATTAAAGGTAGTTAAGTAA
- a CDS encoding ribosomal protein S10, bacterial/organelle (PFAM: Ribosomal protein S10p/S20e~TIGRFAM: ribosomal protein S10, bacterial/organelle): MEKIRLKLKAYDHRILDRSVASIVEAVKRTGASIHGPILLPTKIRKYTVLKSPHVNKDSREQFEIRSHARMVDIVSATPETVDSLMKLDLAPEVDVEVRSMDK; encoded by the coding sequence ATGGAAAAAATTAGACTTAAATTAAAAGCATACGATCATCGTATTCTTGATCGATCGGTAGCTTCAATTGTAGAAGCGGTAAAACGAACAGGTGCTTCCATTCATGGACCTATTCTTCTTCCAACGAAGATTAGAAAATACACTGTTCTTAAATCTCCACACGTAAATAAAGATTCTCGAGAACAATTTGAAATCAGAAGCCACGCGCGAATGGTTGATATTGTTTCTGCAACTCCCGAAACAGTAGATTCACTAATGAAACTTGACTTAGCTCCTGAAGTTGATGTTGAAGTTCGATCAATGGATAAGTAA
- a CDS encoding RNAse H-fold protein YqgF (PFAM: Uncharacterised protein family (UPF0081)~TIGRFAM: RNAse H-fold protein YqgF), producing the protein MTILSLDIGLKRIGIAVANGNFATPLKAVERKNRKQASREVSAVLKEWKCEKIVVGLPNGGNSDEMFRRFSHFVSLLDFYGEVIYFDEDFSSFEAKEMMRGEIREKRDGRIDSLSAKIILDRFLQKKI; encoded by the coding sequence TTGACAATACTCTCTCTTGACATTGGTTTAAAGCGAATTGGTATAGCAGTCGCAAATGGAAATTTTGCAACTCCTCTAAAAGCAGTTGAAAGAAAAAATAGAAAACAGGCGAGTAGAGAAGTTTCCGCTGTTCTAAAAGAGTGGAAATGCGAAAAAATTGTTGTTGGTTTGCCAAATGGTGGAAACAGCGATGAGATGTTTCGGAGATTCTCCCATTTTGTCTCCCTCCTCGATTTTTATGGCGAAGTTATCTATTTTGATGAAGATTTTTCTAGTTTCGAAGCAAAAGAGATGATGCGAGGTGAAATTAGAGAAAAACGAGATGGAAGAATCGACTCTCTTTCAGCAAAAATAATTCTTGACAGATTCCTCCAAAAAAAGATTTAA
- a CDS encoding branched-chain amino acid aminotransferase/4-amino-4-deoxychorismate lyase (PFAM: Aminotransferase class IV): protein MLFETIRVENGIFQNLELHQWRVNWSRNRLGFPDLLLALPTPPEKGIFRCRVIYYKKIEKVEFIPYKLRIPKEFTPVFCEEINYDLKSLNREDIDLLKKEKEEIVIVRKNFITDTSIANIYFFDDLSEKWITPKKPLLKGTYREKLLRSGKVFERDIPFSEVKNFSKMGLSNAMTGFLEIDNTLS, encoded by the coding sequence ATGCTGTTTGAAACAATTCGTGTTGAAAATGGAATTTTTCAAAATTTAGAACTTCATCAATGGAGAGTAAATTGGAGTCGAAACAGATTAGGTTTTCCTGATTTACTCCTAGCACTTCCAACACCTCCAGAGAAAGGTATTTTTCGTTGCCGAGTCATATATTATAAAAAAATTGAGAAAGTTGAATTTATCCCTTATAAATTACGAATTCCAAAAGAATTTACTCCTGTGTTTTGTGAAGAGATTAATTACGATTTGAAATCTTTGAATCGTGAAGATATTGATTTACTGAAAAAGGAGAAAGAGGAGATTGTAATTGTTCGGAAAAATTTCATTACTGATACTTCAATTGCAAATATATATTTTTTTGATGATTTGTCAGAAAAATGGATCACTCCAAAAAAGCCTCTCCTAAAAGGAACTTATCGAGAGAAACTTTTAAGAAGCGGAAAAGTCTTTGAGAGAGATATTCCTTTTTCGGAAGTGAAAAACTTTTCAAAAATGGGACTCTCAAATGCAATGACAGGATTTTTAGAAATTGACAATACTCTCTCTTGA